A genomic segment from Flavobacterium inviolabile encodes:
- the smpB gene encoding SsrA-binding protein SmpB — protein MLKTVNILNKRAKFDYEILEKYTAGIVLTGTEIKSIRLGKASIAESFCEFHGHELFVINSHIEEYLYGTHYNHKAKSERKLLLNRKELKSLLKSMQNKGLTIIPLRLFTNEKGLAKLDIALCRGKKNFDKRETIKDRDNKRDLDRIKKVH, from the coding sequence ATGCTAAAAACAGTCAACATACTTAATAAAAGAGCGAAATTCGACTACGAAATACTCGAAAAGTATACCGCCGGTATTGTATTAACCGGGACTGAGATCAAGTCTATTCGTTTGGGAAAAGCTTCTATTGCCGAAAGTTTCTGTGAATTTCACGGTCATGAACTTTTTGTGATCAATTCCCATATTGAAGAATACCTTTACGGCACGCACTACAACCACAAAGCAAAAAGCGAGCGCAAACTGTTATTAAACCGGAAAGAACTGAAAAGTCTTTTAAAAAGTATGCAGAATAAAGGGCTTACCATTATTCCGTTGCGTCTTTTTACCAACGAAAAAGGACTGGCCAAATTAGACATTGCCCTTTGCCGTGGTAAGAAAAACTTTGATAAGCGCGAAACGATAAAAGACCGCGACAACAAGCGTGACTTAGACCGTATTAAAAAAGTACACTAA
- a CDS encoding Fic family protein, producing the protein MKTLLKNAREQKGLKTREVAQLLHIDQALISKFENGLRKPTREQLSKLAALLEIDFETLLVAWLKEKILYEIGQDEYALKAIQLAEEEIKFNAFQKAYPISARLQLLLNEIDNLKEKADRFRQFETEKVTRILELEYTFESNQLEGNTLSLDETSAVLFQGLTIAGKSMREHLETINHQEAIRHLKQLVERNGALSEKDLFSLHNMIIRGIHPEASGKYRTEMLNTPESAYIPPAPALIQKQITDSFMWYETNKNKLHPVVLAAEMLEQLLSIQPFLNGNGKVARLFMNFILLQNGFVVTNIKGNPEYRMLFAKICETAALTKDKEPLLVFIALAEKESLERYLNVLVQN; encoded by the coding sequence ATGAAAACACTTCTCAAAAACGCACGGGAACAAAAAGGACTCAAAACACGGGAAGTGGCACAATTGCTTCATATTGACCAGGCTTTGATTAGTAAATTCGAAAACGGCCTGCGCAAACCAACACGGGAACAGCTCTCCAAACTGGCTGCCTTACTGGAAATCGATTTTGAAACCCTGCTGGTGGCATGGCTGAAAGAAAAGATCCTCTACGAGATCGGACAGGACGAATATGCCCTGAAAGCCATTCAGCTTGCCGAAGAAGAGATCAAATTCAATGCTTTCCAAAAAGCCTATCCCATTTCGGCACGGCTTCAGCTTTTACTGAATGAAATTGACAATCTGAAAGAAAAAGCAGACCGGTTCCGGCAATTTGAAACGGAAAAAGTTACCCGCATACTGGAACTGGAATACACCTTTGAAAGCAATCAGCTGGAAGGCAACACCCTTTCGCTGGACGAAACAAGTGCAGTTCTTTTCCAGGGCCTCACCATAGCCGGAAAAAGCATGCGCGAACACCTGGAAACCATCAACCATCAGGAAGCCATCCGTCATTTAAAACAGCTTGTTGAACGAAACGGTGCCCTGTCTGAAAAAGATCTTTTCTCGCTCCACAATATGATTATCAGGGGTATTCATCCGGAAGCATCCGGAAAATACCGTACCGAAATGCTGAACACGCCGGAAAGTGCCTATATTCCTCCGGCACCGGCATTGATTCAGAAACAAATCACCGATAGTTTTATGTGGTATGAAACCAATAAAAACAAACTGCATCCGGTAGTATTAGCTGCCGAAATGCTGGAACAGCTCCTTTCCATCCAGCCATTCCTTAACGGAAACGGAAAAGTAGCCCGTTTGTTCATGAACTTCATTTTACTGCAAAACGGTTTTGTAGTTACCAATATTAAAGGCAATCCGGAATACCGTATGCTGTTTGCTAAAATATGCGAAACGGCGGCGCTTACGAAAGACAAAGAACCTTTACTGGTGTTTATTGCGCTGGCCGAAAAAGAAAGCCT